A portion of the Drosophila sechellia strain sech25 chromosome 2R, ASM438219v1, whole genome shotgun sequence genome contains these proteins:
- the LOC116800710 gene encoding uncharacterized protein LOC116800710, with amino-acid sequence MKALYQAIILLGLLKLLTSIELTTINNTICVDCSQDKQVKCIIQDTGFECFNEHSMKIITEKPFKPKPPSTENLDVCIPKGLKILCIDESNFLKVIVWSPKLGCQIVHREYPNRDTCFTASLICPCVKAHKGSGKAQVTYSLPLIVTLYLITLFNPR; translated from the exons ATGAAAGCGTTGTACCAAGCAATCATACTTCTCGGTTTGTTAAAGCTACTGACCTCAATAGAATTAACGACAATAAATAACACAATATGTGTAGACTGTTCGCAGGACAAACAGGTTAAATGCATAATTCAAGATACAGGATTTGAATGTTTTAACGAGCACTCGATGAAGATAATCacagaaaagccatttaaacCGAAGCCTCCAAGTACCGAAAATTTGGATGTATGCATACCAAAAGGCTTGAAGATTCTTTGCATTGATG AGAGCAACTTTCTGAAAGTCATCGTTTGGTCGCCAAAACTTGGATGTCAAATAGTACACAGAGAGTACCCAAATAGGGATACGTGTTTCACTGCCAGTCTTATCTGTCCGTGTGTTAAGGCCCACAAGGGATCCGGAAAAGCGCAGGTCACCTATAGTTTGCCACTTATAGTAACCCTGTACTTAATAACCTTGTTTAACCCAAgataa